ATGCAAAGCTTTATATCGCATGGCAATACCTGGAGAAATTGCACCTCCTAAATACTCATTTTTATTGTTTATAAAATCAAAAGTGATACAAGTTCCCGCATCAATAACTAAAACATTTTTCTTCGGATACATTTTTACAGCAGCTGCTGCGAGCGCAATTCTATCAACACCCAAAGTTTTTGGAGTTCCATAACAGTTTTTAAAAGGTACTTTTGTCTGAGAGTTTAAAAAAACCGGATGTAAGAGTTCAATTATTTCGTTTTGTGTTTTTTCTGAAATTATTGCCACAGAAGACATAATACTAGCTGAAACAGAAAATTTTAAAATATTTTTTTTTATTTCTGACACTATTTTTTCTTTATCAAAAACAATAACTTCTATCAACTTATCCTGCTCAAAAACAGCTAACTTACCTCTTGTATTTCCTATATCAATAATCAAATTCATCTTTAAAAATATTTAGATTCCAAATTTACACTACATTTTTTTAATAAAAATATGTTTAAAAAATTTGGTAAAGTAAAAAAGTGTTGTATATTTGCACCCGCTAAACGAAAGTAGCAAACTGGTGCCTTAGCTCAGTTGGTAGAGCAAAGGACTGAAAATCCTTGTGTCCCTGGTTCGATTCCTGGAGGCACCACAATAATTTTTTCAATTGCAAAATTGCTAAATTTATTTGTTACTTTTATATAAGCACAACGGTGCCTTAGCTCAGTTGGTAGAGCAAAGGACTGAAAATCCTTGTGTCCCTGGTTCGATTCCTGGAGGCACCACCGCAAAAACCTGAACATTTATTTGTTCAGGTTTTTTTGTTTTTAACAACTTCTTTCCTTTATCATCATCATAAAAAGAATTCTTAAAATGTTAAAAAGTGTTAATATTTATTTTAAGTTTAAACCATTAAAAAAAATACTAGTCATAGATATATAAAAAATTTAAATTTTATCAAAATGAAAAAAATAATAGCAGTATGCGTTTTAGCCCTTGGATTTATTTTTACAATACAGGCTCAAAAAGGAAAACATCATAAATTAGAACAATTTACAATAGAACAACAAACAACACTTGCTGTTAAAAGAATGACTTTAAAGTTAGATTTAACTAATGCACAACAAAATCAAATAAAGCCTTTATTAGCCGATAATATTGCAAAACGTAAAGTTATGCACGAAAAAAGAAAAGGAATGAAAGAAGCTGGTAAAAAGAATGCAAAATTATCAGCTAACGAGCGTTTTAATAAAGAAGTACAAATATTAGATGCTAAAATTGCTTTTAAAGCTGAAATGAAACGTATTTTAGATAAAAAGCAATACGAACGTTTTGAAAAAATAAGTGATAGAAAAATGCATAAAAAACGTAAGCATCATAAAAATAATAAAAAAGAAAAACACAGAGAATAATAAATTTAAAGATTCCCTTTTTATTAAAAGGGAATCTTTAAATTTATTTAATAGGTTTAAAATACAAATTATTTTTCTTCTTTAAACCAGCTCGAATACTCTACATAATTATTAGCGATTCTATCAATTTCTCCTGAAATTAATTCTTTTGATATATCTTTTACTTTTTTAGCAGGAACACCAGCATAAATACTTCCACTTTCTACACGAGTATTTTTAGTAACTACAGCACCTGCTGCAATAATTGAGTTTGATTCTACAACACAATCATCCATAATAATACTTCCCATACCAATTAAAACATTGTCATGAATAGTACAACCGTGTACAATTGCATTATGTCCTACTGATACATTATTTCCTATGGTTGTTGGCGATTTTTGATATGTTGCGTGAACTATTGCTCCATCTTGAATGTTTACTTTATCGCCCATTTTTATATAATGTACATCACCTCTAATTACGGCATTAAACCAAACACTACACTCTTTTCCCATTTGTACATCGCCAACAATTGTTGCATTTTCTGCTACATAACAATCTGAAGGAATTTGCGGAGTTTTTCCGTTTACTGTTTTTATAATTTTCATCTGTTTTTGTTCTTTTAAAATATAATTTTACAGTTTTTTGATTAAATAACAATCAAAAAAAGTCGTTATTCTGAGAAAAACCTCGAATAACGACTTTTTTAATATTTATAAAAAACTATTTTTAGTTAACTACTAATTTTTCACCAATACTTATACTATTATCAGTAAGACTGTTAAATCTTTTTAAATCACTAACCGATATTTGATATTTTCTAGCAATAGAATACAAAGTATCTCCTTTTTTAACACTATGATAAGCTACTTTTGATATTGTTTTTTTAGCTTGTATTGAAGGGTTTTTAATTCTGTCATATTTTGATAAATTATATTTATTGATAATCGATATTAATTTCTGTGGATATCGTTTATCTGTTGCATAACCTGCTTTTCTTAATCCATAAGCCCAACCTTTATAATTGGTATGTCCTAATTTAAATAAACTTGCATAACGACTTCTCGAAATTAAAAACTGCGAATGATCTTCATAAGAAGTTTGCGGATATTTATATTTTCTAAAACACTCTCCTATCTCATCATCATCATGTGTTACACTTTTTCCTTGCCAACCTTTATGACATTTTATTCCAAAATGATTATTTGAACGAATAGCCAAAGCACTTCTTCCACTTCCTGATTCTAAAACACCTTGTGCTAAAGTAATACTTGCAGGAATATTGTGTTCGTGCATTTTTTTAACAGCAATAGGTGCAAATTTTTGAATATACGCTTCAGTATGATTTGCACTCGTTTTTAACGGTGTATTAATTATTTGCTCTAACTGATGTATTTCAGGAACAACTTCTTCTTTAGGTTGAATTACTACTTTTTTTCGAGGTTTTGAAACTATGTTTTTGTTTGAACCACAACTTACTAAAAAAAATATACTTACTACGATATAAAAAACTGACTGTATTCTCATTAAATTATAATTAACTCTTTATTTTTACGCTTTAATTTTTGATTTACTCCTCTAATACCTTGTAAACCTCCTGTATGAATTGCTAAAATTCGGCTATTTTCTTCAAAAAAATCTTTTTTAATCATTTCTAAAATTCCGTACAGCATTTTACCTGTATAAATAGGGTCTAGTGGAATATTAGTTGCTAATTTAAACTCATTTATAAAATGAATTAATTCTTCATTGTATTTTCCGTAACCTCCAAAATGATATTCAGTTTGTAGACGCCAATTATTTTGAATACTTACTAAATCTTCAACTTCTTTTTGTAAAAAATCACCTTTTAAAGCAGGAAAACCAAATACTTTTTGATGTTCTTTAGCTGAATTTATCAAACCTGAAATAGTTCCTCCAGTTCCTATTGCACTACAAATATAATCGAATTTATTGTCTTGTTCAGTTAAGATTTCTTCACAACCTTTAATTGCCAGAGTATTTGTACCACCTTCAGGAATTAAATAAAAATTACCAAATTCATTTTTCAATTCTTGTATAAATTCTTCGGATGTTTTATTTCGATAAATTTCTCTTGAAACAAACTTAAATTCCATCCCATTTTGATGCGCTTCTTTTAAACTTGAGTTTCCTGATAATGTCTTTTCAAAATCTTTTCCTAATTCATCACCACGGATAATTCCAATAGTTTTAAAACCTGCTAAATTTCCTGCTACGGCAGTTGCTACAATATGATTTGAAAATGCACCTCCAAAAGTTAACAATGTTTTTTTTTGCTGATTTTTGGCTTCTTCAATATTATATTTTAATTTCCGAAACTTATTCCCTGAAACAAACGGATGAATTTCATCTTCTCTTTTGAGAAACAATTCAATATTTTTTTCTTTCAAAATGGGCAAAAAAACCTGTTGATTTTCACTTCTAAAAATCTGCTGAAACAAAAGTTCATTATTAGTATTCAATACCTCTTTATTTTTTGCTAAAATACTAGAAATATCATTTAATCAATCACTATTACAGTTTTGATTTTTTATCAAAAAAAGATGAAATACATTTATTTTTAGTGCTTTTTATAAAAATATAAACATTTAAGCATCAGTAATAAAATTGATTTATTGATAAAAAAACACGAACTTAGCTTTATGCGTTAATTTTATTTTAATGCTAAACATCAAAAAAAAGAAATGGAAAATAAATTTAATATAGCAGTACTTATAGACGGAGACAATGCACAACCCAAATTATTAAAGGAAATTATAGAAGAAGTATCAAAATACGGAAAAGCAACTATCCGAAGAATTTATGGTGATTGGACAACTCCGCAAATGAATACTTGGAAAGCTATTATTAATCAACATTCTATCAGCCCAATTCAAAAATTTTCTTATACTACTGGTAAAAACTCTACGGATGGCTCATTAATTATTGATGCTATGGATATTTTACACGGAAAAAACACAGAAGGTTTTTGCATTGTTTCTAGTGATAGCGATTACACAGGACTTGCAAAACGAATTAGAGAGGAAGGACTTTTTGTAATGGGAATTGGCGAGAAAAAAACTCCTGAGGCTTTTGTAAAATCTTGTGAAGTTTTCACGTTTACTGAAAACCTAAAAAATGAACAAATTATTCAAAATGAATCAAATAATCAAAATAAAACTGTAAAATCAATAAAACAAAATACCAATATAAAAAGTAAAGAAATTATAGAGAAAGTAAGATTATCAAGAACAGATTTAAAAACGATTGATAAGGCTTTTGATATTTCTACAAACGAAGAGGAAAATGCCTATATTTCTACATTAGGTTTAAATATTAGAAAAATTGACCCAAGTTTTGACCCTAGAAGTTATGGTTTTAAAAACCTAACCAGACTTTTTGAAAATATCGATAAATATGAAGTTATTAAAAATGAAGTTGGTGGATTAAATCATCCATTATTACGAATAAAATAATTATTTTTTTCTAATTTTTAATAAAAAAACTACTTACTAAAATCATTTAAGATTGTTGTAAGTAGTTTTTTATAATACAATTTTATAAAAACTAAAATTTAAAAATTAGAAACTTGTTCTTCTATTTTTTCCCATTCAGCCATTAAATTATCTAATGATGCTTTTTTAGCTTTATATTTTTCAAAGAAATTAGGACGAGCAGAAACTTCATCATAATTATTTGCTAATTCTAAATCTATTTTAGCAATTTCAGTTTCTAAATCTGCAATTTCAGTTTCAGTTTTAGATAACTTATTTTTAAGCTTTTTCAACTCTTTTTCTTGCTCTCTAGATAATTGATACGCCTCTTTTTTAGCCGTTGGTTTTTCAGTTTTAACAACTGTTCTTTTTTCAGCTTCTCTAAGATTTTCCATCTTATGCTGTTCTAAGAAATAATCAATATCACCTAAATATTCTTTAATTTCTTTATCTTTAAAACCGTAAACAGTTGATGTTAAACCTTGTAAAAAATCTCTATCGTGAGATACAACTATTAATGTTCCATCAAAATTTTTTAAAGCAGTTTTTAATACTGTTTTAGAGGCTATATCCAAGTGATTTGTAGGCTCATCCATTACCAACACGTTAAATGGTGATAATAATAATTTACATAACGCTAAACGGTTACGCTCGCCTCCTGATAATACTTTTGCTTTTTTATCAACAGCATCTCCACCAAATAAGAAAGAACCTAACATGTCTCTAACACGCATTCTGTTAGTGTCAGAAGCGGCATCTTCCATAATTTCTAAAACCGTTTTTTCTGGCGGTAATTCTTCAGATTGATTTTGAGCAAAATATCCTATTTCAACATTATGACCTAATTTTAGATTTCCTTCAAACGGAATTTCACCAACCATCATTTTTGCTAAAGTAGATTTACCTTGTCCGTTTTGACCAACAAAAGCAATTTTACTGTTACGTTCAATCATTAAATCAACGTCTTCTAAAACATGTTTATCGCCATAACTTTTACATAAACCGTCTGCTTCAACAATAATTTTACCTGGTTCTTTTGATATTGCAAACTTTACATTCATTGCTGCATTATCATCGCCATCAACCTCAATAATTTGAACTTTATCAAGTTGTTTCATCAACGACTGCGCCATTGAAGCTTTACTTGCTTTTGCTTTAAATTTATTGATTAAATGTTGTTTTTGCTTAATCTCTTTTTCTTGATTTTTCTGTGCTTGTAATTGTTTTTCTTTAATTTCAGCTCTTAATATCAAAAATTCAGAATATGGTTTTTTGTAATCGTAAATTTGTCCTAATGAAATTTCAATAGTTCTGTTAGTTACGTTATCTAAAAACATTTTATCACGCGAAACCAATACAATAGCTCCAGAATATGATTTTAAAAAGTTCTCTAACCAAATAATAGATTCAATATCTAAGTGATTGGTAGGCTCATCTAATAGTAAAATATCATTACTTTGTAATAATAATTTAGCTAATTCGATACGCATTCTCCATCCACCAGAAAAAGTACTAGTTAACTTATCAAAATCTTCACGTTTAAATCCTAAACCTTGTAAAATCTTCTCAGTATCACCTTGATAATTATATCCACCTAAAAGTTCATAACGCTCAGTTAAATCTGTTAAATCAATAATTAACTGGCTATATTCTTCACTTTCATAATCAGTTCTTGTAGCTAGTTGATTATTAATATCATCTAACTTTAACTCTATTTCTTTAATTTCTTCAAAAGCTTGATATGCTTCTTCTAAAATTGTTCTTCCTTCGATAAAATCGATATCCTGACGTAAAAAGCCCATACGGATATCTTTATCAAAAGCCATGGTACCACCACTAGTTTCAATATCTTTGGATAGCACTTTTAATAGCGTAGATTTCCCAGCTCCATTTTTTCCTATCAATCCAATTCGATCTCCTTTATTTAACTTAAAAGTGATTCCTGAAAACAAATCAGAACCCATAAAAGAAACTGATAAATTGTGTACGTTTAACATATATATGTGATAATTGTTACTTATAAAGATTGATAAAAAATTTACCTTTGCAAAAGTATGTAAATTTAAATTTGATTATGTTTAAAAGAGGAAGCAAATTATACAGTATTTTAAAAGGTAAATGCCCTAGATGTCATGAAGGTGAATTCTTCAAATATAAAATGACGATTAACCCTAAAAAAATCACTAAATTACATGATAACTGTCCAAAATGTGATTTAAAATACATGATGGAACCATCTTTTTTCTTTGGAGCAATGTATGTAAATTATGGATTAGCAGTAGCTTTATTTGTTGCTATTTTTATTATAGCTAAAATGTTTATCGGCTTAACTATTTTACAGAGTTTTATTACGATTATAATTGTATCGTTACTTTTAACACCGTTTACATTACGCTTGTCTAGAATTATTTGGATAAATATTTTTATTGCTTATGATAAAAATGTTAAGAAATTATCTTAAAAAAATAATTTTTAATCAAATCTTTTTATATCGATATCAACATCTAATTCACTTCCATTTTCCAAGTGATTAAATAAGTTTTTAGCAATTGTTGGTCCAATCATAACACCACGTGTTCCTAAACCGTTTAAAACTACTAATGATTTGTGTTTTGGATGAGTACCTACCATAGGTCTTCTATCATTTACTGTTGGTCTAATTCCTGCGGTGTGTCCTGTTATGGTGTAAGGAACCGTAAGTACTTTTTTCAACTTATCGATTAACTCTTCCTTTGCTTCTTCCGTTGGATTACAGGTTTTATCTGTCCAATTAAAAGTAGCTCCAACTTTATAGTAATCATTTCCTAAAGGCATTACAAAAGCACTTGATTTTAATAAAAAATCAATTTTTAACTCAGGAGCGTGTATTGTTATTGTTTCTCCTTTTGCTTCATTTAAGGGTAAGTGATTAAAAAATGGATTTTTAGTAATTCCAAAACCTTCACAAAAAATTATTTTCTTTGCTGTTATATTTTGATACTTAATTCCATCTTCTAAAACAGTTATTTCTGAATAATCAAAAGATTCAGTTATTAATCTCTTTGAATTTTCTATATAATTTCTATATGATTTCACTAATAAAGCGGTGTCTATTCTTCCAGTTCCTGTAAGTTCACCGAAACCTAAATCACCAATAACACCTGCAACTTTTTCTTTACTAATTACAGGATTCATATAATGTAACAATGTTGGTTTATCTAAAGCAGAAAACCAATTATTCTCATCTCCAATACTGGTAAAGGCTTTTTTTATAGAGAATTTATAGTCTAATTTTACATTTAATTTTTTTTCTAAATTTTTGTAAAAAGGTAGTGCTGTTTCTATTTGCTGATGCGCATTCCAAACGGCATTAAATCGTTTTAAAATAACAGGATTATATACACCTCCTGCAACCAAAGAAGAAGTTTGTGAATTATTTTCAAAAACTACAAATGATTTATTCGCTTTTAATAACTCTTCTGTAAAAGCGATTCCTGCTAAACCTAAACCTACTATAATATAATCTACATCAATATTCATAATGCGAAAATAATACTATTTATCGCAAAAAAAAGAGCTTGCGATGCAAGCTCTTTTTAATTTTATAAAAATATGTGATTAATAATTCCACATATCCATTTCTCGATTACGAATACCTTCTTTGATTCTATCAGCTTCTAATAATTGAAATAAAGAATTTCCTCGAACATATTCTTTAATTTCTCTATCTCCGTAAATATTCTCTTCTTTTATTATTGTTGAATTAAATCTTCTAGCATTTAAAAGATTATCATAAGACAATGGTTTCGATGAGTTTACAGGATTAAATACCTTAGATGCATGTAATGTTTCTCTTGCATCTGGGAAAAACACCCAGAACAATTCATACGCACTATCTTTGTCATCAATTCCTTCTACTCCAAGAACTTGAACATCAGGACCCATTGGCGACATAGCCAATATACGATACTTTAATTCTCCTCCTCGTTTATCAAAATACCAAATTCCTTTTAACATATAACCTTTAATATCGGCAGATTGTAAAGAATAAGCATCCATATTTCCGTAACCATCGTCACGTTCATTGTAAGTCATAGATTTAATTTCGTCCATTCCTATTTTTGTTGTGAAATAAGAATCACTATATACCTCTGTGATTTCACCGTTACGAATACCTTTTAATAAGGTGTCAAATAATGAACGTCTTACTAAACCTGCATTTGTAGTATCAACTGGATAATAATAAGGTAAATTGATCTTTTGATTTATATCTACATATTCCCACACCACTTTAGACCATAACACATCTCTATCGCTAATATAGCCATAAGGAAGTGGTTTGTCATCTTCTGAAGCAATTTGGGCTTCAGATTTAAATCCAATCTCATCAACCTTTTTAGAGTTTAAAAGGTTAGCCTGAGCACCTACATAACTTGTAGTTGCAAGGGCAAATAAAACCATATAAAAACGCTTCCAATTCATACTTTAAATTTTTTACTTATTAATTAGTAATCTCTATACTTACAGGTAACACTTTTTTGATCTTGTAATTAGACCCAGAAACAGATGCTTTAATATCATAAATAACAATTAAATCATTTCTTCTGGCTTTAGCAAGTGCCTGCTTTGCTCTAGCATTTAAGTTTCTTCCATTTACAGGAATTGTTACCTGTCCTGGAACTTTAATTTTAAAACTAGATACATTTAATTTTAAATCGAATAAGAAATCAGGTAAACCAGCAGCTACATTAATTTTAGCTAAACTTGCTTTTGGCATTTTTACCGTACCATATTGATTTCTTACCATACCAACAGCTGGTGGTATATCTTTAATTCTGTATTTCTTTGGAGTACTGATTTTTCCTCCTCCTGGTAATGTTGCAGAAACTCTAATAGTTACTTCACTTCCACTACCTGGGTTCATTACATATTTATCTCCTTTAACTCTTTTTAAACCTGGAGCTGATGCAGAAACTTTATTTCCTGATACACCTGGTACAGATATAGTTAATGGATTAGATAAACCACGGTAAACAACATTCATTTTATCAGCAGAAACAACTGCTTCATTAGGCTTAGGAATAACTGAATATCCTCCTAAAATAGGGATACTAACTAAAGAATCATTTTCCATAAATTGGAATTCTCCTTTTAGTTCTTTATCTCCTACTGATCCTGCAGGACCATCTAAAATAACCTGTCCAGCTTTTATTTTGTCAGCAGCAATTACTTTACCATTAACAACAACTTTTTCAGCAGTTAAATTATCATCTTTTTTACCTAAAACAATTTTACCAGATAATTTTTCTCCTGGATAATATGCATTCTTATCAAAAATCACCATTGCTTCGTAATTTTTTAAAGATACTGCACTTTCTAATTCACCTTGTAATAAAGCCGTTAAAGCATCTGCTTCAGTAGTTTTAATATCAGACTGAATTTGTGTTAACTTAGTTAATGACGCAATTAAAGGAAATCCTTCATAATTGTATTTTAACCAATCAATTGATTTTCCTTCTTTATTTTTAACATTATTTGTGTTAAAACGAGCAGCTACTACACTTGATAATTCAGATTTTCCTAAAACAGCTAAAGATTGCTCTCTAAACTGATTTACTTTATCTACAAATTCTTTTCCTTTAGGTGTAATTTTTCCACTAGCGAAAAAATATTGATCTAAAAAACCAGACTTATCCATAGATTCATAAGCTTTCTTATCTTCTATTTCACTCGTCATTTGAGTTTTTAAATCTGCGATATAAGCAAAAAATTCATCTGCCATACCTCTAAGCTTATCAGTTTTCACTTTAGCTTCACCATATTGCTTTGCTTGCTCAGATGCTTTTTGAGCTAAAGTTGCATACGATGCTTTATTTTTCTCGGTTGCTCTAATATTAGAATCCGATAATTTTTCATTCATTAATCCAAATGCTGATAAAACTTCTTTACTCATGTTCATTGCTAGCATCGCAATAAATACAAGGTACATTAAGTTTACCATCCTTTGCCTTGGTGACTGTTTTCCTCCTGCCATCTTAATTAATTTGTTTAGTTTAGTTAATAAAAATTAGATAAACTAATTAATTATTTAGTTGACATTGCCGTTAACATTCCTCCATATACTCCGTTTAAAGAAGATAAGTTAGTTGCTAATGATTGCATTTGTTCTTGTAAACGTTGAGAGTTTTCAACTAAAGAAGAATTTAAGTCTGATTGCTTACTTGCATTTTCAACTTGCGTAGTATATAATCCGTTTAAAGACTCTAATTTAGCAGCTGCCATAGACATTTGCTCGTTGTATTGGTTTGTAGAAGATACAGTTTTTGATGTAGCTGTTAATCCTTCTGCAGCACCTTGAAAATTCTTAATACTATCTCCTAAACTAGAAATTAAAGTAGCATCTAACTTCGCTTCTTTTAAAATATTATCTAATTTTTCAGATAACATACTCTGAGTTTGTTCTGGAGCAATAGCAGCAGTAGCTTTATTGTTACCTAATGAATCACCACCGGCTAATTCTGGATATACTTTTGACCAATCTAATTCCTCTTCTATCGGTTCAAATGCTGAAACAGCAAAAATAATTGCCTCTACAACTAAACCTAATGTTAACATTAACCCTCCTGTTAATGGACCGATTTTAAAGTGCATGATTTTAAATAGTGCTCCTAGTATTACTACAGAAGCTCCTAAACCATACATCATGTTAAAAATTTTCTTAGTTGTTTTCGATTGTGCCATAATTGTTTGTTTTTTTGTTGGGGGTTATTGTTAATGATTAATATTAATTATTGTTTATTTGCTTTTATTTGTACCTAAATAATCTTGTACAGTTCTAAATCCTATATAACTTCTTGCAGTATCTGCATATTCCCAATCACGAGAACTTACTTCTAAAAAGTATGC
The Tenacibaculum pacificus DNA segment above includes these coding regions:
- a CDS encoding type III pantothenate kinase, coding for MNLIIDIGNTRGKLAVFEQDKLIEVIVFDKEKIVSEIKKNILKFSVSASIMSSVAIISEKTQNEIIELLHPVFLNSQTKVPFKNCYGTPKTLGVDRIALAAAAVKMYPKKNVLVIDAGTCITFDFINNKNEYLGGAISPGIAMRYKALHHFTSKLPLLTLETSSNLIGINTNTSIHSGVINGVCNEIDGVIDQYKKKYGNLTVVLTGGDTYFLAKQLKSGIFAHPNFVLEGLHTVLKYNLTND
- a CDS encoding gamma carbonic anhydrase family protein, whose product is MKIIKTVNGKTPQIPSDCYVAENATIVGDVQMGKECSVWFNAVIRGDVHYIKMGDKVNIQDGAIVHATYQKSPTTIGNNVSVGHNAIVHGCTIHDNVLIGMGSIIMDDCVVESNSIIAAGAVVTKNTRVESGSIYAGVPAKKVKDISKELISGEIDRIANNYVEYSSWFKEEK
- a CDS encoding glucosaminidase domain-containing protein, encoding MRIQSVFYIVVSIFFLVSCGSNKNIVSKPRKKVVIQPKEEVVPEIHQLEQIINTPLKTSANHTEAYIQKFAPIAVKKMHEHNIPASITLAQGVLESGSGRSALAIRSNNHFGIKCHKGWQGKSVTHDDDEIGECFRKYKYPQTSYEDHSQFLISRSRYASLFKLGHTNYKGWAYGLRKAGYATDKRYPQKLISIINKYNLSKYDRIKNPSIQAKKTISKVAYHSVKKGDTLYSIARKYQISVSDLKRFNSLTDNSISIGEKLVVN
- a CDS encoding 1-aminocyclopropane-1-carboxylate deaminase/D-cysteine desulfhydrase — its product is MFRSENQQVFLPILKEKNIELFLKREDEIHPFVSGNKFRKLKYNIEEAKNQQKKTLLTFGGAFSNHIVATAVAGNLAGFKTIGIIRGDELGKDFEKTLSGNSSLKEAHQNGMEFKFVSREIYRNKTSEEFIQELKNEFGNFYLIPEGGTNTLAIKGCEEILTEQDNKFDYICSAIGTGGTISGLINSAKEHQKVFGFPALKGDFLQKEVEDLVSIQNNWRLQTEYHFGGYGKYNEELIHFINEFKLATNIPLDPIYTGKMLYGILEMIKKDFFEENSRILAIHTGGLQGIRGVNQKLKRKNKELIII
- a CDS encoding NYN domain-containing protein, whose protein sequence is MENKFNIAVLIDGDNAQPKLLKEIIEEVSKYGKATIRRIYGDWTTPQMNTWKAIINQHSISPIQKFSYTTGKNSTDGSLIIDAMDILHGKNTEGFCIVSSDSDYTGLAKRIREEGLFVMGIGEKKTPEAFVKSCEVFTFTENLKNEQIIQNESNNQNKTVKSIKQNTNIKSKEIIEKVRLSRTDLKTIDKAFDISTNEEENAYISTLGLNIRKIDPSFDPRSYGFKNLTRLFENIDKYEVIKNEVGGLNHPLLRIK
- a CDS encoding ABC-F family ATP-binding cassette domain-containing protein — translated: MLNVHNLSVSFMGSDLFSGITFKLNKGDRIGLIGKNGAGKSTLLKVLSKDIETSGGTMAFDKDIRMGFLRQDIDFIEGRTILEEAYQAFEEIKEIELKLDDINNQLATRTDYESEEYSQLIIDLTDLTERYELLGGYNYQGDTEKILQGLGFKREDFDKLTSTFSGGWRMRIELAKLLLQSNDILLLDEPTNHLDIESIIWLENFLKSYSGAIVLVSRDKMFLDNVTNRTIEISLGQIYDYKKPYSEFLILRAEIKEKQLQAQKNQEKEIKQKQHLINKFKAKASKASMAQSLMKQLDKVQIIEVDGDDNAAMNVKFAISKEPGKIIVEADGLCKSYGDKHVLEDVDLMIERNSKIAFVGQNGQGKSTLAKMMVGEIPFEGNLKLGHNVEIGYFAQNQSEELPPEKTVLEIMEDAASDTNRMRVRDMLGSFLFGGDAVDKKAKVLSGGERNRLALCKLLLSPFNVLVMDEPTNHLDIASKTVLKTALKNFDGTLIVVSHDRDFLQGLTSTVYGFKDKEIKEYLGDIDYFLEQHKMENLREAEKRTVVKTEKPTAKKEAYQLSREQEKELKKLKNKLSKTETEIADLETEIAKIDLELANNYDEVSARPNFFEKYKAKKASLDNLMAEWEKIEEQVSNF
- a CDS encoding DUF983 domain-containing protein — translated: MFKRGSKLYSILKGKCPRCHEGEFFKYKMTINPKKITKLHDNCPKCDLKYMMEPSFFFGAMYVNYGLAVALFVAIFIIAKMFIGLTILQSFITIIIVSLLLTPFTLRLSRIIWINIFIAYDKNVKKLS
- a CDS encoding NAD(P)/FAD-dependent oxidoreductase codes for the protein MDVDYIIVGLGLAGIAFTEELLKANKSFVVFENNSQTSSLVAGGVYNPVILKRFNAVWNAHQQIETALPFYKNLEKKLNVKLDYKFSIKKAFTSIGDENNWFSALDKPTLLHYMNPVISKEKVAGVIGDLGFGELTGTGRIDTALLVKSYRNYIENSKRLITESFDYSEITVLEDGIKYQNITAKKIIFCEGFGITKNPFFNHLPLNEAKGETITIHAPELKIDFLLKSSAFVMPLGNDYYKVGATFNWTDKTCNPTEEAKEELIDKLKKVLTVPYTITGHTAGIRPTVNDRRPMVGTHPKHKSLVVLNGLGTRGVMIGPTIAKNLFNHLENGSELDVDIDIKRFD
- the porN gene encoding type IX secretion system ring subunit PorN/GldN, which codes for MNWKRFYMVLFALATTSYVGAQANLLNSKKVDEIGFKSEAQIASEDDKPLPYGYISDRDVLWSKVVWEYVDINQKINLPYYYPVDTTNAGLVRRSLFDTLLKGIRNGEITEVYSDSYFTTKIGMDEIKSMTYNERDDGYGNMDAYSLQSADIKGYMLKGIWYFDKRGGELKYRILAMSPMGPDVQVLGVEGIDDKDSAYELFWVFFPDARETLHASKVFNPVNSSKPLSYDNLLNARRFNSTIIKEENIYGDREIKEYVRGNSLFQLLEADRIKEGIRNREMDMWNY
- the porM gene encoding type IX secretion system motor protein PorM/GldM, yielding MAGGKQSPRQRMVNLMYLVFIAMLAMNMSKEVLSAFGLMNEKLSDSNIRATEKNKASYATLAQKASEQAKQYGEAKVKTDKLRGMADEFFAYIADLKTQMTSEIEDKKAYESMDKSGFLDQYFFASGKITPKGKEFVDKVNQFREQSLAVLGKSELSSVVAARFNTNNVKNKEGKSIDWLKYNYEGFPLIASLTKLTQIQSDIKTTEADALTALLQGELESAVSLKNYEAMVIFDKNAYYPGEKLSGKIVLGKKDDNLTAEKVVVNGKVIAADKIKAGQVILDGPAGSVGDKELKGEFQFMENDSLVSIPILGGYSVIPKPNEAVVSADKMNVVYRGLSNPLTISVPGVSGNKVSASAPGLKRVKGDKYVMNPGSGSEVTIRVSATLPGGGKISTPKKYRIKDIPPAVGMVRNQYGTVKMPKASLAKINVAAGLPDFLFDLKLNVSSFKIKVPGQVTIPVNGRNLNARAKQALAKARRNDLIVIYDIKASVSGSNYKIKKVLPVSIEITN
- the porL gene encoding type IX secretion system motor protein PorL/GldL, which encodes MAQSKTTKKIFNMMYGLGASVVILGALFKIMHFKIGPLTGGLMLTLGLVVEAIIFAVSAFEPIEEELDWSKVYPELAGGDSLGNNKATAAIAPEQTQSMLSEKLDNILKEAKLDATLISSLGDSIKNFQGAAEGLTATSKTVSSTNQYNEQMSMAAAKLESLNGLYTTQVENASKQSDLNSSLVENSQRLQEQMQSLATNLSSLNGVYGGMLTAMSTK